A window of Quercus robur chromosome 12, dhQueRobu3.1, whole genome shotgun sequence genomic DNA:
TTCCTGAAGGCAGCCAAGCTCACAACCATGTCCGGCGTATCCTAAATAATGTGGCTGGCCTTGGTGGTGGTCCTGCAGTAAATGAGCATGCAAACAATGGGGATGAGACTGAACTAGCAGCTGCTGCAACCCCAAGCACAAGTGCAGCACCCGTAAGTACACCGACCCGTGGTCATCGTGCTACTACAAGCCCAAGCACAAGCGCAGCTAGGGGTCGTCTTCGGCCTGCTACAGCAACCCCAAGCACAAGTGCAGTTAGGGGCCGTGGTCGGCGTGCAACAACCCCTCGGGTTGTAACTACTCTTGAGATGCCTCCACCCATCCCGCAAGCATCTCCTCAGCCTGAGGTCCCTTCACCCATCCCATATGCATCTCCTCAGGCCGAGGTCCCTTCACCCAGCCCACCTTCGCAGCCCAATTTCGATGTCAGTATTGACCAAAATGTGACCTCTCCTATACTCCCCGAGACACCCTCATACCCACACACTGGCTCTAGTGCACCCACTCCTGGCCTCTACATAAAGCAGGATTACCCACCTACCACATCCTCATCTGACCCTCTAGGACCTCCGGTTGGGATTGACACTGTAGAGCCACATACTGATGTACCGGACCTTAATCCCCCTCATCAGCCCTCACCCCCACGAGGTAGACCGCAACGCAGTAGAAGAGCACCCACGTGTGGGACAGGTGGACACAAAATAGGACACCGAGGCCCCGCTATGGTATGATAACTTTAATTtgaatgtaataatatattttctactTCACTTTACTCTTACCATTATGGAGAATATTGATTGCATGCATGTAATGGAATTTGCAGCACGATGATGACCCTAAGGTTGATGCCCCGCAGCCTCCTCCCCCACCCAAACATTACACGAGggctaaaaaacacaaaattggtGAACCTTGAGTAAGTGCCTTGAAAATTATGTTTCATACTTTACATATTAGAAACTTTAGGATTTTAATTGACTTTCAATACATTACCATTGTACTAAATGTT
This region includes:
- the LOC126709061 gene encoding uncharacterized protein LOC126709061; protein product: MDKSGDRVHLMFLDFMRNLRDPPQYSWGSGCLAWLYRELCRASEKGASQIGGACTLVQYWAWARLPFLCPRIGPSPGCDYGPWPYAPLAFKWVRVPSPKSRPSGMALVHYRELLVTMQPEQIVWQPYEAHFSHLPEFCVAGRDMWTARVPLLCFCIVERHHPDRVLRQFGLAQERPDHVVYDDRLHKIDLRGKVERNWREEHGPYIISWEMRRQQVCHAPPQIGEMPRNHAYYVWYRPVTRKYVDRNSAKLDIMIQSHLALLAMLPEGSQAHNHVRRILNNVAGLGGGPAVNEHANNGDETELAAAATPSTSAAPVSTPTRGHRATTSPSTSAARGRLRPATATPSTSAVRGRGRRATTPRVVTTLEMPPPIPQASPQPEVPSPIPYASPQAEVPSPSPPSQPNFDVSIDQNVTSPILPETPSYPHTGSSAPTPGLYIKQDYPPTTSSSDPLGPPVGIDTVEPHTDVPDLNPPHQPSPPRGRPQRSRRAPTCGTGGHKIGHRGPAMHDDDPKVDAPQPPPPPKHYTRAKKHKIGEP